One region of Priestia megaterium genomic DNA includes:
- a CDS encoding flavin-containing monooxygenase, whose amino-acid sequence MGNSYNTIVIGAGQAGLAIGYYLKQKSLSFLIIDSNSRVGDSWRHRYDSLTLFTPRSHSALPGMNVEGSPHGYPNKDEIADYLENYSRHYNLPIQLNTAVINLFKENEQFHLVTNKGNYVAKNIIVATGPFQKPFVPDIEKDVSKDIFQIHAAHYKNPSQLKEGTTLIVGAGNSGVQIATELAESREVYLSVGKRMKFLPYTLLNRSIFWWFQVLGVSKATIHSKLGQFMKKNDPIIGKELKPLLNRGTVKKVSKVSKADGKSLICQNGEKVQPENIIWATGYHNDYEWIEVPNIIDENNNVIHDRGITKEKGLYFLGLSWQYRRGSALLLGVGEDAKFLANHIT is encoded by the coding sequence ATGGGAAATTCATATAACACAATTGTAATTGGCGCTGGGCAAGCAGGATTAGCTATTGGTTATTATTTAAAGCAAAAATCTCTTTCATTTTTAATAATAGATTCTAATAGTAGAGTTGGAGACTCTTGGCGTCATCGCTACGATTCTTTAACCTTGTTTACACCTAGATCTCATAGTGCACTACCGGGTATGAACGTAGAAGGGTCGCCACATGGTTACCCTAATAAAGATGAGATTGCCGATTATTTAGAGAATTACAGTCGGCATTATAATCTTCCAATTCAACTGAATACAGCAGTTATTAATTTATTTAAAGAGAATGAGCAGTTCCACCTTGTTACTAATAAGGGGAATTACGTAGCGAAAAATATAATTGTTGCCACTGGGCCCTTTCAAAAACCCTTTGTACCAGACATTGAGAAAGATGTCTCAAAAGATATTTTTCAAATTCATGCAGCTCATTATAAAAACCCCTCTCAATTAAAAGAAGGAACAACTTTAATAGTGGGTGCTGGTAATTCAGGGGTACAGATTGCAACAGAGTTAGCTGAAAGCAGAGAAGTTTATCTATCTGTAGGTAAAAGAATGAAATTCCTACCCTATACATTACTGAATAGGAGTATTTTTTGGTGGTTCCAAGTGCTTGGAGTATCAAAAGCAACTATCCATTCGAAATTGGGACAGTTTATGAAAAAAAATGATCCGATTATAGGGAAAGAGTTAAAACCACTGCTAAACAGAGGAACTGTTAAAAAGGTTTCAAAAGTTTCAAAGGCAGACGGTAAGAGTTTAATTTGTCAAAATGGCGAGAAGGTCCAACCAGAGAATATCATCTGGGCCACTGGTTACCATAATGATTACGAATGGATTGAAGTCCCTAATATAATTGATGAAAACAATAATGTGATTCATGATCGAGGCATAACAAAAGAAAAGGGTCTTTACTTTCTAGGGTTATCATGGCAATACCGGCGAGGTTCCGCCTTATTATTAGGGGTTGGAGAAGACGCCAAGTTCTTAGCAAATCATATAACTTAA
- a CDS encoding DinB family protein, with the protein MDELVFKQFKVAKDFFIRNVEAISTEVASVQPDGFNNTIHWHIGHVLTFTEQLMFGFPEKTTYLPVNYIELFGNGTKPADWKGEVPSLEELIIQLKDQSIRLQQIPSEQLKETLQKPFMGFETFGELAGLAVLHESNHLGHIQAMKRVVKYESVKK; encoded by the coding sequence ATGGATGAATTAGTATTTAAGCAATTTAAAGTTGCAAAAGATTTTTTTATTAGAAACGTAGAAGCTATTTCCACAGAAGTAGCGAGTGTTCAGCCAGATGGCTTTAACAATACAATTCATTGGCATATTGGCCACGTATTAACATTCACTGAGCAATTAATGTTTGGCTTTCCAGAAAAAACAACTTACCTTCCAGTAAACTATATCGAATTGTTTGGAAATGGCACGAAACCGGCTGACTGGAAAGGTGAGGTGCCGAGCTTAGAAGAATTGATTATTCAGCTTAAGGATCAGTCCATTCGTCTTCAACAAATTCCAAGTGAACAATTAAAGGAAACTCTTCAAAAACCATTTATGGGATTTGAAACTTTTGGGGAACTAGCAGGATTGGCCGTTCTACATGAATCCAATCATTTAGGCCATATCCAAGCAATGAAACGCGTTGTTAAATATGAAAGTGTAAAAAAATAA
- a CDS encoding carboxymuconolactone decarboxylase family protein, translated as MSDDTLYKKSYLNRLGELKERSPKVAAKFMQFEHEVFNTGTIPPKAKELIAIAVAHTTGCPYCIEAHVAKYKKLGGTMDEILEAVTVAAALKAGAAISHSVNAINAFERE; from the coding sequence ATGTCAGACGATACTTTATATAAAAAATCATATCTAAATAGATTAGGTGAATTAAAGGAAAGATCGCCAAAGGTTGCCGCAAAGTTTATGCAGTTTGAACATGAGGTTTTTAATACTGGAACGATTCCTCCTAAAGCAAAAGAGTTGATTGCTATTGCTGTGGCCCATACAACAGGATGCCCTTATTGTATTGAAGCTCATGTAGCTAAGTATAAAAAACTAGGTGGAACGATGGATGAAATTTTAGAAGCAGTGACTGTAGCAGCTGCACTTAAAGCTGGGGCTGCAATTAGTCATAGCGTAAATGCCATCAATGCCTTCGAAAGAGAATAG
- a CDS encoding YbjQ family protein has translation MLVVTTEKNEGYKIVEVKGPVLGLIVRSRGIGGDIMAGLKSLVGGESKQYTVMLEDSRKEALDRMIKNAYQIGANAIVMRRYDFGKIDKK, from the coding sequence GTGTTGGTAGTTACTACAGAAAAAAACGAGGGTTACAAAATTGTAGAAGTAAAAGGCCCTGTACTTGGTCTAATTGTAAGAAGTAGAGGGATTGGTGGCGATATTATGGCAGGGTTAAAATCCTTAGTAGGAGGAGAAAGCAAGCAATATACAGTTATGCTTGAAGATTCAAGAAAAGAAGCTTTGGACCGGATGATTAAAAACGCCTATCAAATAGGTGCAAACGCTATTGTGATGAGGAGATATGATTTTGGGAAAATTGATAAAAAATAG
- a CDS encoding cysteine desulfurase family protein: MHTPIYFDYNATTPIDPRVLEGMLPYLQNHFGNPSSTYSIGYRAKEAIEIARKDIANLIGVEDGNIFFTSGGSEANSTILKGIAAKSSKKKHIITSSIEHPAILKTCDYLRKHHGFQITTIPVNSAGIVDVNDIERAITSQTVLVTVMMVNNEIGSIQPIKEIGNLCKKHNIHFHCDAVQAVGKIPVNLKELPIDSLSMSAHKIYGPKGVGCLYLHEGVNIPPLILGGSQEFGMRSGTENVAGIVGFGIAAKIVQEDLYFNLTKTEYLRNLFLTNLHAEIEDCLINGDIHANVPSTINIQFSGIRGESLASMLNELGICVSIASACSSTSSKLSHVLKAIGKTDEEIRSSIRISIGALTTEDEINQLVRHLKQSVMRLRSFSPKYQMSI; the protein is encoded by the coding sequence ATGCATACACCTATTTATTTTGACTATAATGCCACTACTCCTATTGATCCAAGAGTATTAGAAGGTATGTTACCGTATCTTCAAAATCATTTTGGAAATCCGTCGAGTACTTATTCTATAGGGTATCGTGCTAAAGAGGCCATTGAAATAGCACGTAAAGATATAGCTAATCTTATTGGTGTTGAGGATGGTAATATATTTTTTACAAGTGGTGGATCTGAGGCAAATTCCACTATATTAAAAGGCATAGCAGCTAAAAGTTCAAAGAAGAAGCATATTATTACAAGTTCAATTGAACATCCAGCTATCTTAAAAACGTGTGATTACTTAAGAAAGCATCATGGATTTCAAATTACTACAATACCTGTCAATTCGGCTGGTATTGTGGATGTTAATGATATTGAAAGAGCTATAACTAGCCAAACCGTTCTTGTTACAGTCATGATGGTAAATAATGAAATTGGGTCTATACAGCCTATAAAAGAAATAGGTAACCTGTGTAAAAAGCACAATATTCATTTCCATTGCGATGCAGTGCAGGCAGTTGGGAAAATACCAGTTAATTTAAAGGAACTTCCAATTGATAGTTTATCCATGTCAGCACATAAAATTTATGGACCTAAGGGAGTAGGGTGTTTATATTTACATGAAGGTGTGAATATTCCTCCTCTTATCCTTGGGGGATCTCAAGAATTTGGTATGCGTTCTGGAACAGAAAATGTAGCAGGTATTGTCGGTTTTGGGATTGCTGCAAAAATAGTTCAAGAAGATCTATACTTCAATCTTACAAAGACAGAGTACCTACGTAACTTATTCTTAACTAATCTCCATGCAGAAATTGAGGATTGTTTAATAAACGGAGACATACATGCTAATGTTCCCTCCACGATAAACATTCAATTTTCTGGGATTAGAGGAGAATCCTTAGCCAGTATGTTAAATGAATTAGGAATTTGTGTATCTATTGCTTCTGCATGCAGCTCTACTTCATCTAAACTTTCACATGTATTAAAAGCAATTGGTAAAACAGATGAAGAGATTAGAAGCTCAATCCGTATAAGTATAGGTGCGTTAACTACAGAGGATGAAATAAATCAGTTAGTTAGACATTTAAAACAATCCGTGATGAGATTGCGTTCTTTCTCCCCTAAGTATCAAATGTCTATATAG
- a CDS encoding Glu/Leu/Phe/Val family dehydrogenase, giving the protein MITTETLRKLSKEQKEEKDSLNLFLSTQTVIKEALDKLGYSNDLFELLKEPIRMLTVRIPVKMDDGSVKVFTAFRSQHNDAVGPTKGGVRFHPEVNEEEVKALSTWMTLKCGIANLPYGGGKGGIICDPRNMTFGELERLSRGYVRAISQIVGPTKDIPAPDVYTNSQIMAWMMDEYSRLREYDSPGFITGKPIVLGGSHGRETATARGVAICIKEAAKKKGINLQDARIVIQGFGNAGSFLAKFMHDAGAKVIGISDAHGALYDPAGLDINYLLDRRDSFGTVTNLFTDVLTNQELLEKECDILVPAAVSNQITAQNAHNIKAPIVVEAANGPTTLEATKILDEREILLVPDILASAGGVTVSYFEWVQNNQGYYWSEKEVAEKLRKVMVNSFENIYQTSQDYQVNMRLAAYMVGITKSAEASRFRGWV; this is encoded by the coding sequence ATGATAACTACTGAAACTTTAAGAAAATTATCTAAGGAACAGAAGGAAGAAAAAGATTCGCTGAACTTATTTCTTTCTACACAAACAGTTATAAAAGAAGCTCTGGATAAGCTAGGCTATTCAAATGATTTATTTGAATTATTAAAAGAACCTATTCGAATGCTAACCGTTCGTATTCCTGTCAAAATGGACGATGGTTCGGTCAAAGTATTTACGGCCTTTCGTTCCCAGCATAACGATGCCGTAGGACCAACTAAAGGAGGAGTACGCTTCCATCCTGAAGTGAATGAAGAAGAAGTAAAAGCATTGTCTACTTGGATGACTTTAAAGTGTGGGATTGCAAACCTCCCTTATGGTGGTGGGAAAGGCGGCATTATTTGCGATCCGAGAAATATGACGTTTGGAGAGCTGGAGCGATTAAGTCGAGGTTATGTGCGTGCAATAAGCCAAATTGTTGGTCCTACGAAAGACATTCCGGCACCTGACGTGTATACGAATTCTCAAATTATGGCGTGGATGATGGATGAGTACAGCCGTCTTCGCGAATATGATTCCCCTGGTTTTATTACAGGCAAACCCATTGTTTTAGGAGGATCACATGGTCGTGAAACAGCAACAGCACGAGGGGTAGCAATTTGTATTAAAGAAGCTGCAAAGAAAAAAGGTATTAACTTGCAAGATGCGCGTATCGTGATTCAAGGTTTTGGAAATGCAGGAAGCTTTCTGGCCAAATTCATGCATGATGCAGGAGCCAAAGTAATTGGTATTTCAGATGCGCATGGTGCTCTTTATGATCCTGCAGGGCTTGATATTAATTATTTGCTTGATCGACGTGATAGCTTTGGTACAGTTACAAATTTATTTACGGATGTCCTTACAAACCAAGAATTACTAGAAAAAGAGTGTGACATCCTTGTACCAGCAGCCGTTTCAAACCAAATTACGGCACAAAACGCTCATAATATAAAAGCTCCGATTGTAGTAGAAGCAGCAAATGGGCCAACAACTCTCGAAGCGACAAAAATTTTGGATGAAAGAGAAATCCTCCTTGTACCAGATATATTAGCAAGTGCAGGCGGTGTCACTGTTTCTTACTTTGAATGGGTTCAAAATAATCAAGGATATTATTGGTCAGAGAAAGAAGTGGCTGAAAAACTTCGTAAAGTCATGGTTAATTCTTTTGAAAATATTTATCAGACATCTCAAGATTATCAAGTTAATATGCGTTTAGCTGCCTATATGGTAGGAATAACAAAATCAGCCGAAGCTTCACGTTTCCGAGGCTGGGTATAA
- a CDS encoding nucleoside triphosphate pyrophosphohydrolase, with translation MIIYNKLVRDRIPEIIQESGEEELKEYLAASKSKEVIEELADLLEVIYGLAQCHGFSIKELETVRQCKKYKKGAFDKRLFLVEVHKKD, from the coding sequence ATGATAATTTACAATAAGCTAGTCAGAGATCGTATCCCTGAAATTATCCAAGAATCTGGAGAGGAAGAGTTAAAGGAGTATTTAGCAGCTTCTAAGTCCAAAGAAGTTATAGAAGAACTTGCGGATTTATTAGAAGTAATTTATGGACTAGCACAGTGTCATGGGTTTTCCATTAAAGAGTTAGAGACAGTTAGACAATGTAAAAAGTATAAAAAAGGAGCCTTTGATAAAAGATTATTCTTAGTGGAAGTCCATAAGAAAGATTAA
- a CDS encoding helix-turn-helix domain-containing protein encodes MEELKDKIPVYQICQYLDIPRSTYYRWRQQELLLLS; translated from the coding sequence GTGGAAGAGTTAAAAGATAAGATACCAGTCTATCAAATCTGTCAGTACCTTGATATCCCTCGATCGACTTATTATCGCTGGAGGCAACAGGAATTGCTGCTATTATCCTAA
- a CDS encoding TetR/AcrR family transcriptional regulator: MLKKTDLRVIRTRKMIKESFIDLIQEKGYESITIRDIADNALINRATFYLHYVDKQDLVDKLIDEVFEELTDIINPCIYIQKKRVKISQFQSMIEAIFTNIFHHATFYQIMLSEKGVHGFNRKMQGVIQEKFRKEFATINLQEQKFSTPPELLIHFISSALIGTVEWWVNNDLVYSPKHMALQLVNLITIGPLQSSGFEIEA; this comes from the coding sequence ATGTTAAAAAAAACAGATTTGCGTGTTATTCGAACACGAAAAATGATTAAAGAATCGTTTATTGATTTAATTCAAGAGAAAGGCTATGAATCTATTACGATTAGGGATATTGCAGACAATGCGTTAATTAACAGGGCTACTTTTTACCTTCACTATGTAGATAAGCAAGATTTGGTAGACAAATTAATTGACGAAGTTTTTGAGGAACTAACAGATATTATTAACCCTTGTATATACATCCAAAAGAAAAGGGTAAAAATATCTCAGTTTCAATCAATGATTGAAGCTATATTTACAAATATTTTTCACCATGCTACGTTTTATCAAATCATGTTAAGTGAAAAAGGGGTACATGGATTTAATCGCAAAATGCAAGGAGTTATTCAAGAGAAATTTAGAAAAGAATTTGCCACAATAAATTTACAAGAACAAAAGTTTTCAACTCCACCAGAATTATTAATCCATTTCATTTCTTCAGCATTGATCGGTACAGTAGAATGGTGGGTTAATAATGATTTAGTCTACTCTCCTAAACATATGGCATTGCAGTTAGTTAACTTAATAACAATTGGTCCATTACAGTCTTCAGGTTTTGAAATTGAGGCCTAA
- a CDS encoding phosphopantetheine-binding protein, which produces MENDKIFMMIKDSILVFSPLKETDIKIDSNLSGDLALDSTDRLELVLDLEQKLDISIPTEDYSWCNTIEDVVLLVKQIQAQNTKEAIK; this is translated from the coding sequence ATGGAAAACGATAAGATTTTTATGATGATAAAAGACTCTATTTTAGTTTTTTCACCTTTAAAAGAAACGGATATTAAAATAGATAGCAATTTGTCCGGAGATTTAGCGCTAGATTCAACTGATCGTTTAGAGCTTGTTTTAGATTTAGAGCAGAAGTTAGATATTAGCATTCCAACTGAGGACTATAGCTGGTGTAATACGATTGAGGACGTTGTGTTGTTAGTAAAACAAATACAAGCTCAGAACACTAAGGAGGCTATTAAATGA
- a CDS encoding iron-sulfur cluster assembly scaffold protein, whose product MFNDIICDHFMNPRNIGELTDADYVIEISNPICGDTVHMYLKLNQEVISDVAYRAYGCSTSIATASIVSEKIVGMSKAEISSITRDDVVEWLGELEPSQLHCVDIALNILNQCANPTKKKFEQKEFLVEGEGAF is encoded by the coding sequence ATGTTCAATGATATAATCTGTGATCATTTTATGAATCCTAGAAATATTGGTGAACTTACAGATGCGGACTATGTTATCGAAATCAGTAATCCTATTTGTGGTGATACAGTACACATGTATTTAAAGTTAAACCAAGAGGTTATTTCCGATGTAGCTTATAGAGCTTATGGATGCTCTACATCTATTGCTACAGCAAGTATTGTTTCAGAAAAAATAGTTGGTATGTCTAAAGCTGAAATTTCGTCTATTACACGAGATGATGTTGTTGAATGGTTAGGTGAGTTAGAACCTTCACAGCTTCACTGTGTTGATATCGCTTTAAATATTCTAAATCAGTGTGCAAATCCAACAAAAAAGAAGTTTGAACAGAAAGAGTTTCTGGTAGAAGGGGAAGGTGCATTTTAA
- a CDS encoding AMP-binding protein produces MEKLIDNPTIPSSNYSSMIDLLSHKAMMHPEKVVYTFLYNDNQNEINITYQELHTCAKQIAAYLQHLGLEGQRALLMYPSGIDYIKAFLGCIYANVVPVPVYPPGLSRNMLRLKAIMDDATTNIILTTTHLHSKISFHFSDELSNMNLKWIPIDDIPNNHQYQWSQPKIAKESLAFLQYTSGSTSSPKGVMVTHGNILHNEAMIKAACQHNEDTVMLGWLPMYHDMGLIGNILQPLYLGAKCVFMSPMDFLQKPFRWLSAISKYKATISGGPNFAYDLCLKKITDEQKKQLDLSSWEVAFNGAEPVRYETIQKFAQAFKDCGFKLNQFFPCYGMAEATLFITGNEKLTKPVSKGFCKESLLENKAIERPINSEYSVKLVAECLGFIRK; encoded by the coding sequence GTGGAAAAGTTGATAGACAATCCTACTATTCCAAGTAGTAATTATTCTTCAATGATAGACTTGTTATCCCATAAAGCGATGATGCATCCTGAAAAAGTAGTCTACACATTTTTATATAATGACAACCAGAATGAAATTAATATTACTTATCAAGAACTTCATACGTGTGCTAAGCAAATCGCTGCTTACCTACAGCATTTAGGTTTAGAAGGGCAACGAGCTCTTTTGATGTATCCATCTGGAATAGACTATATTAAAGCCTTTCTAGGGTGTATCTATGCGAATGTAGTACCTGTACCTGTGTATCCTCCTGGATTGAGTAGAAATATGTTGCGTTTAAAAGCGATTATGGATGATGCAACTACTAATATTATTTTAACGACTACACACCTACATTCAAAAATAAGCTTTCATTTCTCAGATGAACTTTCAAATATGAACCTAAAGTGGATTCCGATTGACGACATACCCAATAACCATCAGTATCAGTGGTCGCAACCGAAGATAGCTAAGGAATCTTTAGCTTTTTTACAATATACTTCAGGATCTACATCTTCTCCTAAAGGAGTAATGGTTACTCACGGGAATATTTTGCACAATGAAGCCATGATTAAAGCAGCTTGTCAGCATAACGAGGACACAGTCATGCTCGGATGGCTACCAATGTATCATGACATGGGGTTAATAGGTAACATTCTACAACCACTATATCTTGGAGCAAAATGTGTATTTATGTCACCAATGGATTTTTTACAAAAGCCTTTTCGATGGCTAAGTGCTATTTCAAAGTACAAAGCGACTATTAGTGGTGGACCCAATTTTGCTTATGACTTATGTCTAAAAAAGATTACAGATGAACAAAAGAAGCAGCTTGATTTAAGTAGTTGGGAAGTTGCTTTTAATGGTGCTGAACCCGTGCGTTATGAAACTATTCAAAAGTTCGCACAGGCTTTTAAAGATTGTGGTTTTAAACTCAATCAATTTTTTCCGTGCTACGGTATGGCTGAGGCAACTTTATTTATAACAGGTAATGAAAAATTAACAAAACCTGTCTCCAAAGGCTTTTGCAAAGAAAGTCTTCTAGAAAATAAAGCTATAGAGCGACCTATAAATTCTGAATATTCAGTTAAATTGGTTGCGGAATGCCTTGGCTTCATCAGAAAGTAA
- a CDS encoding helix-turn-helix domain-containing protein, whose protein sequence is MGTRVSYPAEVKVKAIEMRLAGVPVKEVLSQLNIRSYTQLKRWMRRYKNGEIRRFEQPVGK, encoded by the coding sequence ATGGGGACAAGAGTTAGTTATCCAGCAGAGGTAAAGGTAAAAGCTATTGAGATGAGATTAGCTGGTGTACCTGTCAAAGAAGTGCTTTCCCAATTAAACATTCGCAGTTACACCCAATTGAAAAGGTGGATGAGAAGGTATAAAAATGGAGAAATTCGTCGATTTGAACAGCCCGTAGGCAAGTAA
- a CDS encoding LuxE family acyl-protein synthetase: MNLSTQLKELGLSPLNTLVGSAHNLYKMPFDTVNEYKGSIIADNFNYHYENNEFYRDLCKKKDVSPQDIKGFNDLAKIPLIPVQTFKQCDSHLLMTSKLNEVEFEMRSTGTSGIPSVSRRDRLTMDSAFDSVVTTYREFFKFSRGMGLFLFPPTEEMPEMGMVKALNVFAGLLDGSVNLVKKITFNPEKAVEVLQSWDGKHTRHIVGPPFLVYRLIKYCMDRNIKLNLEKNSFIITLGGWKRFTGEEIPRAEFNELCHEYLGLQAYNVRDMYGLVEANMLAVECHKQEKHIPPWVHVSMRNPHNVLEEVEYGERGVIAIYDPTSISYPGFILTEDVGYLRKDTSCECGRNGQTLVYISRMPGVEVGCCAINLEKFIEEKEKGMAIKGGI, from the coding sequence ATGAACTTATCTACTCAATTAAAAGAACTAGGATTATCCCCATTAAATACATTAGTCGGCAGTGCTCATAACCTTTATAAAATGCCTTTTGATACAGTAAATGAATATAAAGGCAGCATTATCGCAGATAACTTTAACTATCATTATGAAAACAATGAATTTTATCGTGATTTATGTAAGAAGAAAGACGTTAGCCCTCAGGATATAAAGGGTTTTAATGATTTAGCAAAAATCCCTTTAATTCCAGTTCAAACATTTAAACAATGTGATTCTCACCTTCTTATGACATCGAAATTAAACGAAGTTGAATTCGAAATGAGAAGTACAGGAACAAGTGGTATCCCTAGTGTATCTCGTCGTGATCGTTTAACAATGGATAGTGCATTTGATAGTGTTGTAACCACATATAGAGAGTTCTTTAAGTTCTCCAGAGGGATGGGATTATTCCTTTTCCCACCAACTGAAGAAATGCCTGAAATGGGAATGGTAAAAGCACTGAACGTTTTTGCTGGTTTATTAGATGGTAGCGTTAATTTAGTGAAAAAGATAACATTCAACCCTGAAAAGGCTGTAGAAGTCTTACAGAGTTGGGATGGAAAGCACACTAGACACATAGTAGGTCCTCCATTTTTAGTATATAGATTAATTAAATATTGTATGGATCGCAATATTAAACTTAATTTAGAAAAAAACAGCTTTATTATTACGCTTGGAGGATGGAAAAGGTTCACTGGTGAAGAAATTCCACGAGCAGAATTTAATGAGCTATGTCATGAATATTTGGGTCTTCAAGCGTACAATGTGAGGGATATGTATGGATTAGTAGAAGCTAATATGCTTGCAGTAGAATGCCATAAACAAGAAAAACATATTCCACCATGGGTTCACGTTTCTATGCGTAATCCACACAATGTCTTAGAGGAAGTTGAATATGGGGAAAGAGGCGTTATTGCTATTTATGATCCAACCTCTATTTCTTATCCAGGATTCATTCTGACAGAAGATGTTGGCTATTTAAGAAAAGATACATCTTGCGAATGTGGTCGTAATGGACAGACGTTAGTATATATTTCAAGGATGCCAGGCGTAGAAGTAGGTTGTTGTGCAATTAACCTTGAAAAGTTTATCGAAGAAAAAGAAAAAGGCATGGCTATCAAAGGGGGAATTTAA
- a CDS encoding AMP-binding protein, whose product MPWLHQKVKIVNTDSLSTCASNEIGEIWVKGDSIAKGYFGREHETNYAFNNTVKDTNENGFLRTGDLGFFHEGQLFVTGRLKDVIVMRGKNHYPQDIELTVEKADEAIISGASAAFSVDINGEEKLIIVAEIERKYRPRQNKEKDSKDYLDNVLKNIRQQVMEEHEVQPYAIYLLKTSSIPKTSSGKIQRRACKNAYLNNGLEVWHN is encoded by the coding sequence ATGCCTTGGCTTCATCAGAAAGTAAAAATTGTTAATACTGACTCCTTATCCACATGTGCATCAAATGAAATAGGTGAAATTTGGGTTAAAGGAGATAGTATAGCCAAAGGATATTTTGGACGGGAACATGAAACGAATTATGCATTTAATAATACAGTGAAAGACACAAATGAAAATGGCTTTTTAAGAACTGGAGACTTAGGTTTCTTTCATGAAGGGCAGCTTTTCGTAACAGGTAGACTGAAAGATGTCATTGTAATGAGAGGGAAAAACCATTACCCACAAGATATTGAATTAACTGTGGAAAAAGCAGATGAAGCCATTATTTCAGGAGCAAGCGCTGCCTTCTCTGTTGATATAAATGGGGAAGAAAAGTTGATTATAGTTGCTGAAATTGAACGTAAATATAGACCTAGACAAAACAAAGAAAAAGATTCAAAGGATTATTTAGACAATGTCTTAAAGAACATCCGTCAACAAGTAATGGAGGAACATGAAGTTCAACCATACGCTATTTACCTTTTAAAGACTAGCAGTATACCAAAAACGTCTAGTGGAAAAATTCAAAGACGTGCTTGTAAAAACGCGTATTTAAATAATGGTTTAGAGGTTTGGCATAATTAA
- a CDS encoding YhgE/Pip domain-containing protein, with protein MCVFKSFFSQKRFWGSLLGIIIVVMIFSIAFIGSIVNPTPKDLPVALVVNDKGAELPNKTKLNAGEQYKEALLDNKDIPFKWSVIDQREDAISAMNEKKYYATIVIPENMSQQIMSLQSPSPQKPEVEVIINQGMHYTAANTTKQVIDQVLSKINGQIQNTVFTQLEANKATITPS; from the coding sequence GTGTGCGTATTTAAGAGTTTTTTTTCACAAAAAAGATTTTGGGGGAGCTTACTAGGAATTATCATCGTCGTTATGATTTTTAGTATTGCTTTCATAGGATCAATTGTTAATCCCACTCCGAAGGACTTGCCAGTTGCATTAGTAGTAAATGATAAAGGTGCTGAACTGCCTAATAAGACAAAACTGAATGCTGGTGAACAATACAAAGAAGCGTTACTAGATAATAAAGATATTCCCTTTAAGTGGTCAGTGATTGATCAGAGGGAAGATGCTATCAGTGCAATGAACGAAAAGAAGTACTATGCAACGATTGTGATTCCAGAGAATATGTCTCAACAAATCATGTCCCTTCAATCGCCTTCACCACAAAAGCCAGAAGTAGAGGTAATTATTAATCAAGGAATGCATTACACAGCTGCTAATACAACAAAGCAGGTTATCGATCAAGTGCTTTCTAAAATAAATGGTCAAATTCAGAATACTGTTTTTACCCAGTTAGAAGCCAATAAAGCTACTATTACTCCTTCGTAA